Proteins from a genomic interval of Kitasatospora kifunensis:
- a CDS encoding L,D-transpeptidase family protein, producing the protein MSGTRRAAERHHPAGPSAEGAAIRGSGDGRVTPGPRAQARGRRRKARRRRGVASASTAALLVAAAVGWFGFGPGGMLTAHGSPAALAQNTPAPPPPAQAAPSPDGAPSASAPGAPSGQPTAGDPHSQPPSADRSDRADGSFAAIPGLGTGFSAKIPAQSNQVVLASGAGKDSSDATVTLWSRTPDGRWRPGTSWSAHNGDAGWTTDHTDGDLRSPIGVYTLSDAGGLKSDPGSKLPYHQDNDFVAGGTGFNGESLAGAFDYVVAIDYNRVPGTSPLDAQKPLGAAKGGGIWLHVDHGGPTHACVSLPEDKMAELLRTLDPGAHPVIVMGDAASLAT; encoded by the coding sequence ATGTCCGGAACACGTCGTGCTGCCGAACGTCACCACCCCGCGGGGCCGTCCGCCGAGGGGGCGGCCATCAGAGGGTCGGGCGACGGGCGCGTGACCCCGGGGCCCCGGGCACAGGCACGCGGTCGTCGGCGCAAGGCGCGTCGGCGGCGTGGGGTCGCCTCGGCGAGCACGGCAGCGCTGCTGGTGGCCGCGGCCGTCGGCTGGTTCGGTTTCGGCCCCGGCGGGATGCTGACCGCGCACGGCAGCCCGGCGGCACTCGCCCAGAACACACCGGCGCCGCCGCCACCCGCCCAGGCCGCGCCCTCACCGGACGGCGCGCCCAGCGCGAGCGCCCCCGGCGCCCCGAGCGGGCAGCCGACTGCCGGCGACCCGCACTCCCAGCCGCCCAGCGCCGACCGTTCGGATCGGGCGGACGGCAGCTTCGCCGCGATACCCGGCCTGGGTACCGGCTTCAGCGCGAAGATACCGGCCCAGAGCAACCAGGTGGTGCTGGCCTCCGGCGCGGGCAAGGACTCCTCCGACGCCACCGTCACCCTGTGGAGCCGCACCCCCGACGGCCGCTGGCGCCCTGGTACCTCGTGGAGCGCGCACAACGGCGACGCCGGCTGGACCACCGACCACACGGACGGCGACCTGCGCAGCCCGATCGGCGTCTACACGCTCAGCGACGCCGGCGGCCTGAAGTCCGACCCGGGCAGCAAGCTGCCCTACCACCAGGACAACGACTTCGTGGCCGGCGGCACCGGCTTCAACGGCGAGTCGCTGGCCGGTGCCTTCGACTACGTGGTGGCGATCGACTACAACCGGGTGCCCGGCACCTCCCCGCTGGACGCCCAGAAGCCGCTCGGCGCGGCCAAGGGCGGCGGTATCTGGCTGCACGTCGACCACGGCGGCCCGACCCACGCGTGCGTCTCGCTGCCCGAGGACAAGATGGCCGAGCTGCTGCGCACCCTCGATCCGGGGGCCCATCCGGTGATCGTGATGGGCGACGCGGCCTCGCTGGCCACCTGA